A genomic segment from Dietzia psychralcaliphila encodes:
- a CDS encoding AfsR/SARP family transcriptional regulator — MTATSLTIGVLGPLEVRVDDHLVNIGGARERALLSTLALAPGSGVTAERLIDVIWPADPPETARAQVSTCVSRLRRTLTNAGVDGRTVVATSPGGYRLRGADERLSPGAGIRVDAEVFRKTLACARNAATDPEAVDSYREALGLWRGEPLTEFHALHGDALRLGEERLEALQSCLDLELRQGRHRRVVSELQELVSDEPTREQLRALLMLALYRCGDRAAALDAFRDGRRLLQEEIGIEPGPEITRLHQHILEDRVPSPRVPAMRPPPRPEHPRQLPMTPRHFVGRADDLAFLDSELLDSELIGSDLTGRDRDRGPRGVLLTGDPGVGKTALAAYWGSSRPHAHPDGQLYVDLGEPGSTTHGHLSRFLRDLHVPQSDLPSTVGEMAAVFRSRLAGRRLLLVLDDAPSVDAVLPLLPASPGCQVIVTARGPLPGLVAHTDFRRRPIEPMDEMDCLDLVNCLTGGSRATDPADLSALHDATGGSPRELRDLVVRAVDRGATSAADVVAVAVGDRPEGTVCGVAREYASAASR, encoded by the coding sequence ATGACCGCCACCTCGCTGACCATCGGGGTCCTGGGGCCGCTGGAGGTCCGGGTGGACGATCACCTCGTGAACATCGGTGGAGCCAGGGAGCGCGCCCTGCTGTCGACGTTGGCCCTCGCTCCGGGAAGCGGGGTCACGGCGGAGCGGCTCATCGACGTGATCTGGCCGGCCGACCCACCGGAGACCGCCCGGGCGCAGGTCAGCACCTGCGTCTCCCGGCTGAGGCGCACACTGACCAACGCCGGGGTGGACGGACGCACCGTGGTGGCCACCTCCCCGGGTGGGTACAGGCTCCGTGGCGCCGACGAGCGACTCTCACCCGGCGCGGGGATCCGGGTGGACGCCGAGGTCTTCCGCAAGACCCTCGCCTGCGCTCGCAACGCCGCGACGGACCCCGAGGCGGTCGACTCCTACCGGGAGGCACTCGGACTGTGGCGAGGGGAGCCGCTCACCGAGTTCCACGCACTGCACGGTGACGCGCTCCGCCTCGGCGAGGAGAGACTCGAGGCCCTCCAGTCCTGCCTGGATCTCGAGCTCCGTCAGGGACGTCATCGACGAGTGGTCAGCGAGTTGCAGGAGCTCGTCTCCGACGAGCCGACCAGGGAGCAGCTGAGGGCACTTCTGATGCTCGCGTTGTACCGGTGCGGGGACCGCGCCGCCGCGCTCGACGCGTTCCGAGACGGGCGGCGACTCCTGCAGGAGGAGATCGGGATCGAACCCGGCCCGGAGATCACCCGGCTCCACCAGCACATTCTCGAGGACCGGGTGCCCTCCCCGCGCGTGCCGGCCATGCGGCCGCCACCACGGCCCGAGCACCCCAGGCAATTGCCCATGACGCCCCGGCACTTCGTGGGACGCGCGGACGACCTGGCCTTCCTCGACTCCGAACTGCTCGACTCCGAACTGATCGGTTCCGACCTGACCGGTCGCGACCGGGACCGGGGGCCGCGCGGGGTGCTCCTCACCGGCGACCCCGGCGTGGGCAAGACCGCGCTCGCCGCCTACTGGGGTTCGAGTCGCCCCCACGCCCATCCCGACGGCCAGCTCTACGTGGACCTCGGCGAACCGGGCAGCACGACCCACGGACACCTGTCGCGGTTCCTGCGCGATCTCCACGTGCCGCAGTCCGACCTCCCGTCGACCGTCGGTGAGATGGCGGCCGTGTTCCGTTCTCGTCTGGCCGGCCGTCGCCTCCTCCTGGTGCTCGACGATGCCCCCTCGGTCGACGCGGTGCTCCCGCTGCTCCCGGCCTCACCGGGGTGCCAGGTCATCGTCACCGCCAGGGGGCCGCTGCCCGGGCTCGTCGCGCACACCGACTTCCGCCGCAGACCGATCGAACCCATGGACGAGATGGATTGCCTCGACCTGGTCAACTGCCTGACCGGAGGGTCCAGGGCGACCGATCCCGCCGATCTGTCCGCCCTGCACGACGCGACGGGAGGCAGCCCCCGCGAGCTCCGCGACCTGGTGGTCCGCGCCGTCGACCGCGGGGCCACCTCCGCGGCGGACGTGGTCGCCGTCGCCGTGGGGGACCGCCCGGAGGGGACCGTGTGCGGCGTGGCCCGGGAGTACGCGTCGGCCGCGTCGCGCTGA
- a CDS encoding macrolide family glycosyltransferase, with amino-acid sequence MAHVLYVVHPDHGHVIPTVAVVGALLRRGHRVSYLTGPRTAAIAREAGAEVLEYASEYRDHDFGRSAGELDYLMSVLLRESSLMLDAARAAFVTEVPDVVVYDTSVLFCGRVLSRVWDIPAVQLVPMFASNAHYSYLRAIGAEEHGGALPESEAAPSWIDPFLEEVAEVLAAHGVEEDPAALWWAAEEPTIVTMPRELQPAGETFGREFTFVGPCLGDRSFLGSWQAGDDSRPLALVSLGAVFNDHPEVFRICMEAFRDTRWRVVMTTADALDPVELDDVPGNVELRRWVPHIDVLAHAEVAVTHGGMGTVLEALATATPMVVTATSAMDRVTGRRVEEIGVGLDLDLAELDADRLRHAVERVAGTDFRRAAAEIAERISRAGGTERAAEVIDAATAIPTVASRT; translated from the coding sequence ATGGCACACGTCCTCTACGTGGTCCACCCCGACCACGGTCACGTGATCCCCACCGTCGCGGTCGTGGGTGCTCTACTGCGGCGCGGCCACCGCGTCTCGTATCTGACCGGGCCGAGAACGGCCGCGATCGCTCGCGAGGCCGGCGCGGAGGTGCTCGAGTACGCCTCGGAGTACCGCGACCACGACTTCGGTCGGAGCGCGGGGGAGTTGGACTACCTCATGTCGGTGCTCCTCCGGGAGTCCTCGCTCATGCTCGACGCCGCGCGGGCCGCCTTCGTCACCGAGGTCCCCGATGTGGTGGTCTACGACACCTCGGTGTTGTTCTGCGGTCGTGTCCTGTCCCGGGTGTGGGACATCCCGGCGGTCCAACTCGTACCGATGTTCGCCTCCAACGCCCACTACTCCTACCTCCGGGCGATCGGGGCCGAGGAGCACGGCGGAGCGCTGCCGGAGTCGGAAGCCGCCCCGAGCTGGATCGACCCGTTCCTCGAGGAGGTGGCGGAGGTGTTGGCCGCACACGGGGTCGAGGAGGACCCCGCCGCGCTGTGGTGGGCCGCCGAGGAACCCACGATCGTGACGATGCCGCGGGAGCTGCAACCGGCGGGGGAGACCTTCGGCCGCGAGTTCACCTTTGTCGGCCCGTGTCTCGGGGACCGGTCGTTCCTCGGCTCCTGGCAGGCGGGGGACGACTCCCGTCCGCTGGCGCTGGTCTCACTCGGGGCGGTGTTCAACGACCACCCGGAGGTGTTCCGGATCTGCATGGAGGCGTTCCGTGACACGCGGTGGAGGGTGGTGATGACGACGGCCGACGCCCTGGATCCGGTGGAACTCGACGACGTTCCCGGCAACGTGGAGCTGCGCCGCTGGGTCCCGCACATCGATGTGCTCGCCCACGCGGAGGTGGCCGTGACCCACGGTGGCATGGGTACGGTGCTCGAGGCACTGGCCACGGCGACCCCGATGGTCGTCACCGCGACCTCGGCGATGGACCGCGTCACGGGCAGGCGGGTCGAGGAGATCGGCGTGGGACTCGATCTGGACCTCGCAGAACTCGACGCCGACCGCCTCCGGCACGCGGTCGAGCGGGTCGCCGGAACGGATTTCCGGCGCGCCGCCGCCGAGATCGCGGAGCGGATCTCCCGCGCGGGAGGGACCGAGCGCGCGGCCGAGGTGATCGACGCGGCGACGGCCATTCCGACGGTCGCGAGCCGGACATGA
- a CDS encoding dTDP-4-dehydrorhamnose 3,5-epimerase family protein, which translates to MSTRPLGIEGAHVVMPPRFDDERGHFSPFLLDSQLHEIGADGMFALRQGATSVSRAGVARGIHFTRTPPGTTKYVMCTAGRVRDYLVDLRVGSPTRGVVESVLLDGHDLTCLLIPSGVGHAFHSLLDGSRMVYLMSGEYVPEDELAVDLYDPEIGLDLPDPREVVLSERDRNAPSAAELEASGMLPDYEESLRADAMARGSTADRTPAIGSAL; encoded by the coding sequence GTGAGTACACGACCGTTGGGCATCGAGGGAGCCCACGTGGTGATGCCGCCACGATTCGACGACGAGCGCGGGCACTTCTCCCCGTTCCTCCTCGACTCGCAGCTGCACGAGATCGGTGCCGACGGGATGTTCGCACTACGTCAGGGCGCGACGAGCGTGTCCCGCGCCGGAGTGGCCCGGGGCATCCACTTCACCCGGACACCCCCCGGGACCACCAAGTACGTGATGTGTACCGCGGGGCGCGTCAGGGATTACCTGGTCGACCTCCGGGTGGGGTCCCCGACCCGGGGCGTCGTCGAGAGCGTCCTCCTGGACGGCCACGATCTCACGTGCCTGCTCATCCCCTCGGGCGTGGGGCACGCGTTCCACAGCCTGCTCGACGGCTCCCGGATGGTCTATCTGATGTCGGGGGAATACGTACCGGAGGACGAGCTCGCCGTGGACCTCTACGACCCGGAGATCGGCCTGGACCTGCCCGATCCCCGGGAGGTGGTGCTCTCGGAACGGGACAGGAACGCCCCGTCGGCGGCGGAACTCGAGGCATCGGGAATGCTCCCCGACTACGAGGAGAGTCTGCGCGCCGACGCCATGGCCCGAGGCTCGACGGCCGATCGGACGCCGGCGATCGGGTCGGCCCTGTGA
- a CDS encoding NDP-hexose 2,3-dehydratase family protein produces MPGFETVDEVLGWLDVQRERMTMTARPVPLEDLRNWHLDPVSGNLGHESGKFFSVEGVRVTDPAGPVPAWDQPIIHQPEVGILGILADRSRIGPTRFLMQAKFEPGNPGGVQLSPTVQATRSNYLRVHGGRPVPYLEHFRDVDPESVLADVRQSEQGAWFFRKRNRNMIVESRDAIEPREGFCWVGLPLLLQLLHVPDLLNMDARTVLACAPPEALAGVETVGGGARSGSLSWITDQRTGTELTAELIPLNETARWRLDDGMIRHDSGGHFTILGVEVTATGREVSSWHQPMLAPTGPGIVGALVTREGGTVSVLMRSRTEPGCTDGVELGPTVQCQPDTLERHPERLAPPFLDRFLSPEPGSVRFDVVQSEEGGRFYFARNRYMVVEIDGRLSAPAGFRWFGLDEISDFMRHSFYLNVQARSIALCLTSLVAAHA; encoded by the coding sequence ATGCCCGGGTTCGAGACCGTGGACGAGGTCCTGGGATGGCTCGACGTGCAGCGCGAGCGGATGACCATGACGGCGCGGCCGGTTCCGCTGGAGGACCTGCGGAACTGGCACCTCGACCCGGTGAGCGGCAACCTCGGCCACGAGTCCGGGAAGTTCTTCTCCGTCGAGGGCGTCCGCGTCACCGACCCGGCGGGCCCGGTCCCCGCCTGGGACCAGCCGATCATCCATCAACCGGAGGTCGGGATCCTCGGCATCCTCGCCGACCGGAGTCGCATCGGCCCCACCCGGTTCCTCATGCAGGCGAAGTTCGAACCGGGCAACCCCGGTGGGGTCCAGCTCTCGCCGACCGTCCAGGCCACCCGGAGCAACTACCTCCGCGTCCACGGTGGTCGCCCCGTCCCCTATCTCGAGCACTTCCGCGACGTCGATCCCGAGTCGGTGCTCGCGGACGTCCGCCAGTCAGAACAGGGCGCCTGGTTCTTCCGCAAACGGAACCGGAACATGATCGTCGAGTCCCGGGACGCCATCGAACCGCGCGAGGGCTTCTGCTGGGTGGGCCTCCCGTTGCTCCTGCAGCTGCTCCACGTGCCCGATCTGCTCAACATGGACGCCCGCACGGTGCTCGCCTGCGCGCCGCCCGAGGCGCTCGCCGGGGTGGAGACGGTCGGCGGAGGAGCGCGGTCGGGCTCACTCTCGTGGATCACCGACCAGCGGACGGGCACCGAACTGACCGCCGAGTTGATCCCGCTCAACGAGACAGCTCGGTGGCGCCTCGACGACGGGATGATCCGCCATGACAGCGGGGGCCACTTCACGATCCTCGGCGTGGAGGTGACCGCCACGGGGCGAGAGGTCTCGTCCTGGCACCAGCCCATGCTCGCCCCGACGGGGCCCGGGATAGTCGGGGCCCTGGTGACCCGCGAGGGCGGAACCGTGAGCGTGCTGATGCGCTCGCGCACCGAGCCGGGCTGCACCGACGGAGTGGAACTCGGCCCGACGGTGCAGTGCCAGCCCGACACCCTCGAGCGCCATCCCGAGCGCCTCGCACCGCCGTTTCTCGACCGCTTCCTGTCCCCCGAGCCCGGGTCCGTCCGGTTCGACGTGGTCCAGTCGGAGGAGGGCGGCCGCTTCTACTTCGCGCGCAACAGGTACATGGTCGTGGAGATCGACGGCCGGCTGTCCGCCCCCGCCGGATTCCGGTGGTTCGGCCTCGACGAGATCTCGGACTTCATGCGGCATTCCTTCTACCTCAACGTCCAGGCCCGCAGCATCGCGCTCTGCCTGACGAGCCTCGTCGCCGCCCACGCGTGA
- a CDS encoding DegT/DnrJ/EryC1/StrS family aminotransferase, which yields MTIGVWGYLGEYHSEKDDILDAVETVFASGRLVMGPSVEAFEQEFAGFHGVGHCVGVDNGTNALVLGLRALGVERGDEVITVSNTAAPTVVAIDAVGARPVFVDVREEDHLMDVTAVEAAITDRTACIVPVHLYGQCVDMTALMSLADSRGVPVLEDCAQAHGARQHGRLAGTFGRAAAYSFYPTKVLGAYGDGGAVITDDPQVDAELRRLRYYGMERTYYVVQTPGHNSRLDEVQAEILRRKLGRLDAYIDGRCDIARRYREGLGDTSLVLPGQAVGNTHVYYVHVVRHPDRDQIIDELGRCGVSLNISYPWPVHTMSGFRHLGVERGSLPVTEHLAEQIFSLPMYPSLPPRDQDRVITELRRVLGAG from the coding sequence ATGACCATCGGGGTGTGGGGATACCTGGGGGAGTACCACAGCGAGAAGGACGACATCCTCGACGCCGTGGAGACGGTGTTCGCCTCCGGACGACTGGTCATGGGCCCGAGCGTCGAGGCCTTCGAGCAGGAGTTCGCCGGATTCCACGGGGTGGGGCACTGCGTGGGCGTCGACAACGGGACCAACGCCCTGGTGCTGGGCCTGCGCGCGCTCGGTGTCGAGCGGGGCGACGAGGTGATCACCGTGTCCAACACCGCGGCACCGACCGTTGTCGCGATCGACGCGGTCGGTGCCCGTCCGGTCTTCGTGGACGTCCGGGAGGAGGACCACCTCATGGACGTCACCGCCGTCGAGGCCGCGATCACCGATCGCACAGCCTGCATCGTCCCCGTGCACCTCTACGGGCAGTGCGTCGACATGACCGCGCTGATGAGCCTGGCCGACTCCAGGGGGGTCCCGGTCCTCGAGGACTGCGCCCAGGCTCACGGCGCGCGGCAGCACGGCCGTCTGGCGGGAACCTTCGGACGGGCGGCCGCGTACTCCTTCTATCCGACCAAGGTCCTGGGCGCCTACGGCGACGGCGGTGCGGTGATCACCGACGATCCCCAGGTGGACGCCGAGCTGCGGCGACTGCGCTACTACGGGATGGAACGGACCTACTACGTCGTCCAGACTCCGGGACACAACAGCCGCCTCGACGAGGTCCAGGCGGAGATCCTCCGCCGCAAGCTGGGCCGCCTCGACGCCTACATCGACGGACGGTGCGACATCGCGCGCCGGTACCGTGAGGGCCTCGGCGACACCTCCCTGGTGCTGCCCGGGCAGGCCGTGGGCAACACCCACGTCTACTACGTACACGTGGTGCGGCATCCCGACAGGGACCAGATCATCGACGAACTGGGCCGGTGTGGGGTCTCGCTGAACATCAGTTACCCGTGGCCGGTGCACACCATGAGCGGATTCCGGCACCTCGGGGTCGAGCGGGGCTCGCTCCCGGTCACTGAGCACCTCGCGGAGCAGATCTTCTCCCTGCCCATGTACCCGTCGCTCCCGCCGCGGGACCAGGACCGGGTCATCACCGAACTGCGCAGGGTGCTCGGCGCCGGGTAG
- a CDS encoding NAD-dependent epimerase/dehydratase family protein: MCEPSTVAVLGAGGYVGGALARRLHGPGVRLRLVGRRPPTVGPDLTAGEVHRHAADVTDPRAVRDLVADADVVVVSVLYAPHGSWRDADADPVAARRVNVGVVESVLAAVGSARDPALPPPVVVVPGTASLDHAASLNHAASLNHATSLDSTASLDHSAHGEFSRYERHKAEAEDLLMEATRRGGVRGISLRLPTVYGAAGPGGTVGRGVVAGILRTALDDRPLTIWGDGSAERDLVHIRDVADAVGRAVASPDGLAGRPWSIGTGEAVTLTRLFTLAAQAAAERLGRTPVPVEYVEPPDGATATDARSSVVDPGPFSEQTGWIASTRLEEGLRQTCDVLARE, translated from the coding sequence ATGTGTGAACCGAGCACCGTCGCGGTCCTCGGGGCCGGTGGGTACGTGGGCGGTGCTCTCGCCCGACGTCTCCACGGCCCCGGGGTCCGACTTCGGCTGGTGGGGCGCCGTCCACCCACAGTGGGTCCCGATCTCACGGCGGGTGAGGTCCACCGCCACGCCGCGGACGTCACCGACCCCCGGGCGGTCCGCGATCTGGTCGCCGATGCAGACGTGGTGGTGGTGTCGGTCCTTTACGCGCCTCACGGCAGCTGGCGGGACGCGGACGCCGACCCCGTGGCCGCGCGCAGGGTCAACGTGGGTGTCGTGGAGTCGGTTCTCGCCGCAGTCGGCAGCGCCCGTGATCCGGCTCTGCCACCGCCGGTCGTCGTGGTGCCGGGAACGGCCTCCCTGGACCACGCGGCCTCCCTCAACCACGCGGCCTCCCTCAACCACGCGACCTCCCTCGACTCCACGGCCTCCCTCGATCACTCGGCCCACGGAGAGTTCTCGCGGTACGAGCGGCACAAGGCGGAGGCCGAGGATCTCCTGATGGAGGCGACCCGGCGCGGGGGAGTGCGGGGGATCTCGCTGCGCCTGCCGACGGTCTACGGGGCGGCCGGGCCGGGTGGAACCGTGGGCCGGGGGGTCGTCGCGGGGATCCTGCGCACCGCGCTGGACGATCGGCCGCTGACGATCTGGGGAGACGGGAGCGCCGAGCGCGACCTCGTGCACATCAGGGACGTCGCCGACGCCGTCGGGAGGGCGGTCGCCTCTCCGGACGGGTTGGCAGGCCGGCCGTGGTCGATCGGCACCGGCGAGGCGGTCACGCTGACCCGGTTGTTCACCCTCGCCGCCCAGGCCGCGGCCGAACGCCTGGGCCGCACGCCGGTGCCGGTGGAGTACGTGGAACCGCCGGACGGCGCGACCGCGACCGACGCGAGATCCTCGGTGGTCGACCCGGGGCCGTTCTCCGAGCAGACCGGGTGGATCGCGAGCACTCGCCTGGAGGAGGGGCTCCGGCAGACGTGCGACGTGCTCGCTCGAGAATGA
- a CDS encoding class I SAM-dependent methyltransferase, with amino-acid sequence MTTKPCTICRGRVQEFHDFGMQPLSDAFRRPGDESQEYLFRLAVGMCLDCTMVQLMEEVDRDKMFHESYPFISGGSAGMRAHFEGVATRFLENTTGRGDDFVVELGSNDGTMLSHLADAGMHHLGVEPSAGVARLAVEKGVRVLGDFFEEESAVRIRGEHGPATVIYAANTLCHIPYLDSVFAGVDELLAPDGIMVFEDPYFGDIVEKTSFDQIYDEHFYLFSARSVQELARRHGLELVDVERLPVHGGEVRYTLARAGAREVSDAVTVMIAAEERSGLTEPATLEAFSLRVSDIRRDLVAALTDLRAQGLSVVGYGATAKSATVLNMCGIGPDLIPRIFDNTPAKQGLLTPGSRIPVVDSADFPDPYPDVAVLFAWNHAREITARETGFLDAGGRWLLYVPRVHEMSEPAPEPVRV; translated from the coding sequence ATGACGACGAAGCCCTGCACGATCTGCCGCGGACGAGTGCAGGAGTTCCACGACTTCGGCATGCAGCCGCTCTCCGACGCGTTCCGCCGCCCCGGTGACGAGTCGCAGGAGTACCTGTTCCGACTGGCCGTGGGCATGTGCCTGGACTGCACGATGGTCCAGCTCATGGAGGAGGTGGACCGCGACAAGATGTTCCACGAGTCCTACCCCTTCATCTCCGGCGGCTCGGCCGGGATGCGCGCCCACTTCGAAGGGGTCGCCACGAGGTTCCTCGAGAACACGACCGGCCGGGGAGACGACTTCGTGGTGGAGTTGGGAAGCAATGACGGGACGATGCTGTCCCACCTGGCCGATGCCGGCATGCACCACCTGGGCGTGGAGCCCTCGGCAGGGGTCGCCCGACTCGCCGTCGAGAAGGGGGTGCGAGTTCTCGGGGACTTCTTCGAGGAGGAGTCCGCCGTCCGGATCCGCGGGGAGCACGGGCCGGCCACGGTGATCTACGCCGCCAACACGCTGTGCCACATCCCGTACCTGGACTCGGTGTTCGCCGGTGTGGACGAGTTGCTGGCGCCCGACGGGATCATGGTCTTCGAGGACCCGTACTTCGGCGACATCGTCGAGAAGACCTCCTTCGACCAGATCTACGACGAGCACTTCTACCTCTTCTCCGCTCGGTCGGTACAGGAGCTCGCGCGTCGTCACGGCCTCGAGCTCGTGGACGTGGAGCGGCTCCCCGTGCACGGTGGCGAGGTGCGGTACACCCTCGCCCGGGCGGGGGCGCGGGAGGTCTCCGACGCTGTGACCGTGATGATCGCGGCCGAGGAGCGGTCGGGGCTGACGGAACCGGCGACCCTGGAGGCGTTCTCGCTCCGGGTATCGGATATCCGCCGGGATCTCGTCGCGGCGCTCACCGACCTCCGGGCGCAGGGGCTCAGCGTGGTGGGCTACGGCGCGACGGCCAAGAGCGCGACAGTACTCAACATGTGCGGGATCGGACCCGACCTGATCCCGAGGATCTTCGACAACACCCCGGCCAAGCAGGGTCTGCTCACGCCGGGGTCCCGGATCCCGGTGGTCGACTCGGCGGACTTCCCCGACCCGTACCCGGACGTGGCGGTCCTGTTCGCGTGGAACCACGCTCGGGAGATCACCGCGCGGGAGACCGGGTTCCTCGACGCGGGAGGACGGTGGCTCCTGTACGTGCCCAGGGTTCACGAGATGTCGGAACCCGCTCCCGAGCCGGTCCGTGTGTGA
- a CDS encoding helix-turn-helix transcriptional regulator, producing MDDDARTALVDLLLGSLASAGDRFAGVCSILGPWGSGKTAILRAFVDRARASGARVVYVTCSPEHRDTDGAVLDLVRSALEFDDGGLRHTSTPVTLPEQGRPMDSPDQVLAALAPLLADGPIVLAVDDVEYADQHSLAAFRDRGPWLRRQGAMVVYTSGGPWNPAARSDSVLSDVTDYVYYVPPITSSGVRAALGDAGVDDAPLTDAVIEGANGNPALASALIADLATSDGSGPPLRAGRAYLRCVDSALRHLGPEAEQLCGLMAMVPACSTSSASALASMLGKSNAEARTLLDALGAVGVIDGSRFRIDGTAEHLRAAAARDADSPTVRFLADNRAPESAAVPVVLAALRRGDRDAATRAIAGLGSRPILPTPRVITQIHLAYAWYYGRWTGPERELVRDLTPALLDPWTSLIDAVTRPDDGDVDLQTAVDHLLADLLSGPAVPEAIAHVVEALVSRRPDADLSGWTARIEVVAEASTDPAESALLHTVRAATLVHTGDRPAARLLVDRAFRILPSGRWGAALGFPLATGLAAAEVHTAGTSGPSGPPDLMATTFHDLRVLLARARRLAENGAVLAAMGDLQAVDRLAVQCGLDGPVVERARAELVALRAGFPGSVLGDTVPWMLSGIPGPTGGRASRGSGPDDEGDDHRLSGAELRVAELAAEGLTNRAIGRRLHVTVSTVEQHLTKVYRKLGVSGRVDLSTGIARSRAEYAGPGHHLHPIVFRPRTDPYRLEAKEI from the coding sequence ATGGACGACGACGCACGTACTGCGCTCGTGGACCTCCTCCTCGGTTCACTCGCCTCCGCCGGTGATCGCTTCGCAGGCGTCTGCTCCATCCTGGGCCCGTGGGGGTCCGGCAAGACCGCCATCCTCCGTGCCTTCGTCGACCGGGCGAGAGCCTCCGGTGCCCGCGTCGTCTACGTCACCTGCTCTCCCGAACACCGGGATACTGACGGAGCCGTGCTCGACCTGGTCCGCTCCGCGCTGGAATTCGACGACGGCGGTCTTCGCCACACCTCGACCCCCGTGACCCTTCCGGAGCAGGGGCGGCCGATGGACTCACCCGACCAGGTCCTGGCGGCACTCGCGCCCCTCCTCGCCGACGGCCCGATCGTGCTCGCCGTCGATGATGTGGAGTACGCGGACCAGCATTCGCTCGCAGCATTCAGGGACCGCGGGCCATGGCTCCGCAGGCAGGGAGCGATGGTCGTCTACACCTCGGGCGGGCCCTGGAATCCCGCGGCCCGGTCGGATTCCGTCCTGTCCGACGTCACCGACTATGTCTATTACGTCCCGCCGATCACCTCGTCGGGTGTCCGTGCGGCGCTCGGGGACGCCGGCGTCGACGACGCCCCCCTGACCGATGCCGTCATCGAGGGCGCGAACGGCAATCCGGCCCTCGCCAGCGCGTTGATCGCGGACCTCGCCACATCGGACGGCTCGGGACCGCCCCTGCGGGCCGGGCGGGCCTACCTCCGCTGCGTCGATTCGGCCCTGCGCCATCTGGGGCCGGAGGCGGAGCAACTCTGCGGTCTAATGGCCATGGTTCCGGCCTGCTCCACCTCTTCCGCCTCGGCCCTCGCCTCGATGCTCGGGAAGTCGAACGCCGAGGCCCGCACTCTGCTCGACGCGCTGGGCGCCGTGGGGGTGATCGACGGGTCGCGGTTCAGGATCGACGGCACCGCCGAGCACCTCCGCGCCGCCGCCGCGCGTGACGCGGACTCACCGACCGTCCGGTTTCTGGCCGACAACCGTGCGCCCGAGAGCGCTGCCGTTCCGGTCGTGCTGGCCGCATTGCGCCGGGGAGACCGGGACGCCGCGACGCGGGCCATCGCCGGGCTCGGATCCCGACCCATCCTGCCGACGCCGAGAGTGATCACCCAGATCCATCTGGCCTACGCCTGGTACTACGGACGGTGGACCGGCCCGGAGCGGGAACTGGTCCGCGATCTCACCCCCGCGCTCCTGGACCCGTGGACGTCGCTGATCGATGCGGTGACCCGTCCTGATGACGGCGACGTGGACCTGCAGACCGCTGTCGATCACCTCCTCGCCGACCTCCTCTCCGGGCCGGCAGTCCCCGAGGCGATCGCACACGTCGTGGAGGCCCTCGTGAGTCGCCGTCCTGACGCCGACCTCTCGGGATGGACGGCCCGCATCGAGGTGGTCGCAGAGGCCTCCACGGACCCGGCCGAGTCCGCGCTACTCCATACGGTGCGCGCCGCCACGCTCGTCCACACCGGGGACCGGCCGGCGGCTCGTCTGCTGGTCGACCGGGCGTTCCGGATCCTGCCGAGCGGGCGTTGGGGCGCGGCTCTCGGCTTCCCACTGGCGACGGGTCTCGCCGCGGCCGAGGTTCATACCGCCGGTACCAGCGGCCCGTCCGGTCCCCCCGATCTCATGGCCACCACCTTCCACGACCTGCGCGTCCTCCTCGCCCGGGCACGGCGCCTGGCGGAGAACGGCGCGGTGTTGGCGGCGATGGGAGATCTCCAGGCCGTCGACCGTCTGGCCGTGCAGTGCGGGCTCGACGGACCCGTGGTGGAACGGGCTCGGGCCGAACTCGTCGCGCTCCGCGCCGGATTCCCCGGGTCGGTGCTCGGTGACACCGTTCCGTGGATGCTCTCCGGAATCCCGGGTCCGACGGGAGGGCGCGCGTCACGCGGCAGTGGACCCGACGACGAGGGGGACGACCACAGACTGAGCGGGGCGGAGCTCCGGGTGGCAGAACTCGCCGCCGAGGGACTGACCAACCGCGCGATCGGGCGACGCCTGCACGTGACCGTCAGCACCGTTGAACAGCACCTGACCAAGGTCTACCGGAAGCTCGGAGTGAGCGGCCGGGTGGATCTCTCCACCGGGATCGCCAGGAGCCGGGCGGAGTACGCCGGACCTGGCCATCACCTTCACCCCATCGTGTTCCGACCACGCACCGACCCGTACCGACTCGAGGCCAAGGAAATATGA